A part of Desulfofundulus salinus genomic DNA contains:
- the aroF gene encoding 3-deoxy-7-phosphoheptulonate synthase: MIVVMQQDATSEQVEAVVARLEKSGFQVHLSQGVERTIIGIIGDRTRLGDMALEAMPGVEKIMPVLQPYKLASRAFHPEDSVIMVGDLAIGGEKIHVMAGPCAVESREQLLEAARQVKAAGATILRGGAYKPRTSPYSFQGLEEEGLKLLAEARELTGLKVVTEVMDVRTLPLVAEYADILQIGARNMQNFFLLREVARVDKPVLLKRGLSCTIEEWLMAAEYIMSGGNHRVILCERGIRTFENYTRNTLDLTAVPVVKYLSHLPVVVDPSHGIGKWRFVPTMARAAVAAGADGLLIEVHPNPAEALCDGPQSLTPENFAHMMKELRGVARAVNRQLAGGVADV, translated from the coding sequence ATGATTGTCGTCATGCAACAGGATGCAACCAGTGAGCAGGTAGAAGCAGTAGTGGCGCGGCTGGAAAAGAGCGGTTTTCAAGTGCACCTCTCCCAGGGGGTAGAGCGGACCATCATCGGGATTATTGGCGACCGCACCCGCCTGGGGGATATGGCCCTGGAAGCCATGCCCGGCGTGGAAAAGATAATGCCGGTGCTTCAACCCTATAAGCTGGCCAGCCGGGCCTTTCATCCGGAAGACAGCGTGATCATGGTGGGGGATCTGGCCATCGGGGGGGAAAAGATCCATGTGATGGCCGGACCCTGTGCGGTGGAAAGCCGGGAACAGTTGCTGGAGGCGGCCCGGCAGGTGAAAGCTGCCGGGGCTACCATTTTACGGGGAGGTGCTTATAAGCCCCGTACTTCCCCCTATTCCTTTCAAGGGCTGGAAGAGGAGGGTTTGAAGCTTCTGGCCGAGGCCCGGGAACTCACCGGGCTAAAAGTAGTCACGGAAGTGATGGATGTGCGCACCCTGCCCCTGGTGGCGGAATACGCCGACATTCTACAAATCGGTGCCCGGAACATGCAAAACTTCTTCCTCCTGCGGGAAGTGGCCCGGGTCGATAAACCTGTCCTTTTAAAACGCGGCCTTTCATGCACCATTGAAGAGTGGCTCATGGCGGCAGAATACATTATGTCCGGAGGCAACCATCGGGTGATCCTGTGCGAGCGGGGCATCCGCACCTTTGAAAACTACACCCGCAACACCCTGGATCTTACCGCCGTGCCGGTGGTCAAATACTTAAGCCACCTGCCGGTGGTGGTAGACCCCAGCCACGGCATCGGTAAATGGCGGTTTGTGCCCACCATGGCCCGGGCGGCGGTCGCCGCCGGTGCCGACGGCCTGCTAATCGAGGTGCACCCCAACCCGGCGGAAGCCCTGTGCGACGGCCCGCAGTCTTTAACTCCGGAAAATTTTGCCCACATGATGAAGGAATTACGCGGTGTAGCCCGGGCCGTAAACCGCCAGCTGGCCGGGGGAGTTGCTGATGTTTAA
- a CDS encoding anthranilate synthase component II, giving the protein MFAAPVRPEQFRLPAGEEVRLLMIDNYDSFTYNLVQYFGELGIPVEVRRNDQITLDKIRALSPTHVVISPGPGNPDGAGISLALVRNLAGKVPILGVCLGHQTIGQAFGGRVVQAHQLMHGKTSAIYHDGRTIFHGLPSPFTATRYHSLVVDEHHLPGCLEVSAWTVEGEIMGLRHREFTVEGVQFHPESILTEYGRDLLANFLRCRGGRWAA; this is encoded by the coding sequence ATGTTTGCCGCACCGGTAAGGCCCGAACAGTTCAGGTTACCGGCAGGTGAAGAGGTAAGGCTACTTATGATCGATAACTACGACTCCTTTACTTATAACCTGGTGCAGTATTTTGGGGAACTCGGGATACCCGTCGAGGTAAGGCGCAACGACCAGATTACCCTGGATAAAATCAGAGCCTTAAGCCCCACCCACGTGGTCATTTCCCCCGGTCCCGGAAACCCCGACGGGGCGGGGATTTCCCTGGCGCTGGTGAGGAACCTGGCCGGGAAAGTACCAATCCTGGGGGTGTGCCTGGGCCACCAGACCATAGGCCAGGCCTTCGGCGGCCGCGTTGTTCAGGCTCATCAGCTGATGCACGGTAAGACCTCGGCCATTTATCACGACGGCCGGACCATTTTTCACGGGCTGCCTTCCCCCTTTACGGCTACCCGCTATCATTCCCTGGTGGTGGATGAGCATCACCTGCCCGGTTGCCTTGAGGTAAGTGCCTGGACGGTGGAAGGGGAAATCATGGGTTTACGCCACCGGGAGTTTACCGTTGAAGGGGTGCAATTCCATCCCGAATCCATTCTTACGGAATACGGGCGGGATTTGCTGGCCAACTTCCTGCGGTGCCGGGGTGGCCGGTGGGCCGCCTGA
- the trpD gene encoding anthranilate phosphoribosyltransferase, translated as MIKEAISRAVAGQSLTEKEAEQVMDEIMTGQASPAQIAALLTAMRFKGETIEEITGFARSMRRHATPVRSRHPLLVDTCGTGGDGANTFNISTIAAFVLAGAGVPVAKHGNRSVSSRCGSADVLEALGVNLELSPADLEECLDRVGIAFLFAPVLHKAMKYAAGPRREIGIRTVFNVLGPLTNPAGAKAQIIGVYSAELVPVIARVLARLGTRRAFVVHGAGGLDEISPAGPAVVAEVREEEIREYSLDPADYGFSYVPVEALAGGSPEHNAALAREILRGAPGPCRDTVLLNAALGLVAAGKAGDLAGGLALAAASIDSGAAAGKLDELVAFTRRAGRQVVSL; from the coding sequence ATGATCAAAGAAGCCATCAGCCGGGCAGTGGCCGGGCAAAGTCTGACCGAAAAAGAAGCGGAACAGGTAATGGATGAAATCATGACCGGACAGGCGAGCCCGGCGCAGATTGCCGCGCTGCTCACTGCCATGCGTTTTAAAGGGGAAACTATAGAAGAAATTACCGGCTTCGCCCGGTCCATGCGCCGTCACGCCACACCGGTTCGTTCCAGGCACCCCTTGCTGGTGGACACCTGCGGCACGGGGGGAGACGGAGCCAACACCTTTAACATTTCCACCATCGCCGCCTTCGTGCTGGCCGGGGCAGGGGTTCCGGTAGCAAAACACGGCAACCGTTCCGTATCCAGCCGCTGCGGGTCTGCCGACGTGCTGGAAGCACTGGGGGTAAATCTGGAGTTATCTCCCGCGGACCTGGAGGAGTGCCTGGACAGGGTAGGAATAGCCTTCCTTTTTGCCCCGGTTCTGCATAAAGCCATGAAGTATGCGGCGGGACCCCGGCGGGAAATAGGCATTCGCACGGTCTTTAACGTCCTTGGCCCCTTAACCAATCCTGCCGGAGCAAAAGCCCAGATTATAGGGGTGTACAGTGCGGAACTGGTACCCGTTATCGCCCGGGTACTGGCCCGGCTGGGGACCAGGCGGGCCTTTGTAGTGCACGGAGCGGGAGGGCTGGACGAAATCTCCCCGGCCGGCCCGGCAGTAGTGGCCGAAGTGCGGGAAGAAGAAATCAGGGAATATTCCCTGGATCCGGCCGATTACGGTTTTTCTTACGTTCCCGTAGAGGCCCTGGCCGGGGGCAGCCCGGAACACAATGCGGCCCTGGCCAGGGAAATACTCCGGGGAGCTCCCGGTCCCTGCCGGGATACCGTGCTCCTTAACGCCGCTCTGGGCCTGGTGGCTGCCGGCAAGGCCGGGGATCTGGCCGGGGGTCTGGCCCTGGCCGCCGCCAGTATTGACAGCGGCGCGGCTGCAGGAAAGCTTGACGAACTGGTGGCCTTCACCCGCCGGGCCGGCAGGCAGGTGGTCAGCCTTTGA
- the aroA gene encoding 3-phosphoshikimate 1-carboxyvinyltransferase — MNLEITPPRALRGSTRVPGDKSISHRAAMLGALAEGDTQIENFLMGADCLATVKCLAEMGVSFTGPDENGRLTVHGRGPAGLKEPENVLDAGNSGTTIRLMLGILAGLPFFTVITGDASLRRRPMKRVTAPLSMMGARIWGRQEANLAPLAVRGGELQGAGFSLPVASAQVKSALLLAGLSARGETRVVEPAPSRDHTERMLQYFGAEIHKEGLTVWIKGGQVLAGRRVTVPGDISSAAFLMVAAAVVPGSDVTIREVGVNPTRDGILEVLRAMGADLEVSNQHQLGGEPVADIRVRHSRLKGVTIGGELIPRLIDEIPILAVAGALAEGELVVRDAAELKVKESNRIATVVGELRKFGVEVEALADGLRVRGGRPLTGASCASHGDHRIAMAMAVAGLAARGKTVIHDAGCVDVSFPGFASILSSLRVD; from the coding sequence ATGAACCTGGAAATTACCCCACCCCGGGCGCTGCGGGGGAGCACCAGGGTTCCCGGGGATAAATCCATCTCACACCGGGCGGCCATGCTGGGCGCCCTGGCTGAAGGTGATACACAAATTGAAAATTTTCTTATGGGTGCCGATTGCCTGGCCACGGTGAAATGCCTGGCCGAAATGGGAGTGTCTTTCACCGGCCCCGATGAAAACGGCCGGCTCACGGTACACGGCCGGGGCCCTGCGGGCCTGAAGGAACCGGAAAACGTGCTGGACGCGGGCAATTCCGGCACAACCATACGTCTTATGCTGGGCATCCTGGCCGGGTTGCCCTTTTTTACCGTGATTACCGGGGACGCCTCCCTGCGCCGGCGGCCCATGAAACGGGTCACCGCCCCCTTATCCATGATGGGTGCCCGCATCTGGGGGCGCCAGGAGGCCAATCTGGCTCCCCTGGCGGTGCGGGGTGGTGAACTGCAGGGTGCAGGCTTTTCCCTGCCCGTAGCCAGCGCCCAGGTGAAGTCGGCCCTGTTGCTGGCCGGCCTTTCGGCCCGGGGTGAAACCCGGGTCGTTGAACCCGCCCCGTCCCGGGATCATACGGAACGCATGCTGCAGTACTTCGGCGCTGAAATACATAAAGAGGGGCTTACCGTCTGGATAAAGGGCGGGCAGGTCCTGGCGGGGCGGCGGGTAACCGTACCGGGCGACATCTCCTCGGCCGCTTTCCTTATGGTGGCGGCGGCGGTGGTACCAGGCTCCGACGTGACCATACGGGAAGTCGGGGTCAACCCCACCCGGGACGGCATTCTGGAAGTGCTGCGGGCCATGGGTGCCGATCTGGAGGTTTCCAACCAGCACCAGCTGGGTGGTGAGCCGGTAGCCGACATCCGGGTTCGCCATTCCCGTCTCAAAGGGGTTACCATTGGTGGGGAATTGATTCCCCGCCTTATCGATGAAATTCCCATTCTGGCCGTGGCCGGTGCCCTGGCAGAAGGAGAACTGGTGGTACGGGATGCCGCGGAGCTGAAGGTGAAAGAAAGCAACCGCATTGCCACCGTGGTGGGAGAATTAAGGAAATTTGGCGTGGAAGTGGAGGCGCTGGCCGACGGCCTGCGGGTACGGGGTGGCCGGCCCCTCACGGGGGCCTCATGCGCAAGCCACGGGGATCACCGCATAGCCATGGCCATGGCCGTAGCCGGTCTGGCAGCCCGGGGCAAAACGGTAATTCATGATGCGGGATGTGTGGATGTTTCCTTCCCTGGTTTCGCCAGTATTTTAAGCTCTTTACGGGTAGACTAA
- a CDS encoding prephenate dehydrogenase, with amino-acid sequence MFNQVTIIGVGLIGGSLGLALRRRSLARRVVGVDKNPENLRLARESGAVHEATFDAAEAVAGSELVILATPVGETLSVLARLKSHLSPGTVVTDVGSTKAVVCARAAEIMPPQVWFVGGHPMAGSEYTGMAGADPYLFENAFYIITPLPDTPPPAIERVRSLAAGVGAKVVEMTPAEHDQAVAAVSHLPHLVAVALVNTLVDLPGGEDFLPLGAGGFRDTTRVAAGNPLMWRDIFLTNTPAVAGMLAVFRRQLDQLEEVIKNGDGEKILALLERASRVRKKIPARMRGYLGAMYEIVVGVPDRPGMIAKIAGLLGDAGINISDIEILRVREGEGGSIRLAFATATEQDEAANILRQAGYQVVKR; translated from the coding sequence ATGTTTAACCAGGTGACCATCATCGGCGTGGGTTTAATAGGCGGCTCTCTGGGGCTGGCCCTGCGCCGCCGCTCCCTGGCCCGCCGGGTGGTAGGGGTGGATAAAAACCCGGAAAACCTTCGCCTGGCCCGGGAATCAGGGGCCGTACACGAAGCCACATTTGATGCTGCGGAAGCGGTGGCCGGATCGGAACTGGTCATCCTGGCCACACCGGTGGGTGAAACCCTATCCGTCCTGGCCCGGCTGAAATCACATCTTTCGCCGGGTACGGTGGTCACCGATGTGGGCAGCACCAAGGCGGTGGTCTGCGCCCGGGCGGCGGAAATAATGCCGCCCCAGGTCTGGTTTGTGGGAGGCCACCCCATGGCCGGCTCGGAATATACGGGCATGGCCGGGGCGGATCCCTACCTTTTTGAAAACGCCTTTTACATCATCACCCCCCTCCCGGATACACCCCCGCCGGCCATTGAGCGGGTAAGGTCACTGGCCGCCGGGGTGGGGGCTAAAGTGGTGGAAATGACCCCTGCAGAACACGACCAGGCCGTGGCCGCCGTCAGCCACCTGCCCCACCTGGTGGCCGTGGCCCTGGTGAATACCCTGGTGGATTTACCGGGGGGAGAGGATTTTCTCCCCCTGGGCGCCGGGGGGTTCCGGGACACCACCCGGGTGGCCGCCGGCAATCCCCTGATGTGGCGGGATATTTTTCTTACGAACACACCGGCCGTTGCCGGGATGCTGGCCGTCTTTCGCCGGCAGCTGGATCAGCTGGAAGAAGTAATCAAAAACGGTGATGGCGAAAAAATCCTCGCCCTTTTAGAACGGGCCAGCCGGGTGCGCAAAAAAATCCCCGCCCGCATGCGGGGATATTTGGGGGCCATGTACGAAATAGTGGTGGGGGTTCCCGACCGCCCGGGTATGATTGCTAAAATAGCCGGCCTCTTGGGAGACGCGGGCATCAACATTAGCGACATCGAAATCCTCCGGGTGCGGGAAGGGGAAGGGGGCTCCATACGCCTGGCCTTCGCCACCGCCACCGAACAGGACGAAGCAGCGAATATCTTAAGACAGGCCGGGTACCAGGTAGTGAAGCGGTGA
- the trpC gene encoding indole-3-glycerol phosphate synthase TrpC gives MILEKIIAHKHREIQSRREIRPLSRLVDRIHALGPTRPLGSFLRRPGKVTLIAEIKRASPSKGWLVKGMKPVETARIYTRAGAAAISILTDNRFFRGHRAFLPLVRRESPLPLLCKDFIIDPYQIYEARCLGADAVLLIVAALNDRQLTAFQALAGELGMSCLVEVHTAEELERARASGATIIGINNRNLHTFSTDLSTTFRLREKITDPGVVVVSESGINSREDMLALARYRVDAALVGEALVRAGDVEQKVKELLGAHIQ, from the coding sequence TTGATCCTGGAGAAAATTATTGCCCACAAACACCGGGAGATTCAATCCCGCCGGGAAATACGCCCCCTTTCCCGTTTAGTTGACCGGATCCATGCGCTTGGACCCACCAGGCCCTTAGGCAGCTTCTTGCGCCGGCCCGGGAAAGTGACCCTCATAGCCGAGATCAAGCGGGCATCACCATCTAAAGGCTGGCTGGTAAAAGGCATGAAACCGGTAGAAACAGCCCGGATTTATACCCGGGCTGGTGCCGCGGCCATTTCCATACTTACCGATAACCGCTTTTTCCGGGGGCATCGCGCGTTCCTGCCCCTGGTGCGCCGGGAAAGCCCGTTGCCCCTTTTGTGCAAGGACTTTATCATCGACCCTTATCAAATATACGAAGCCCGCTGTCTGGGGGCAGATGCCGTCCTGCTTATTGTCGCGGCGCTCAATGACCGGCAGTTGACCGCCTTTCAAGCACTGGCCGGTGAGCTGGGCATGAGCTGCCTGGTGGAAGTGCACACTGCGGAAGAACTGGAGCGCGCCCGGGCATCTGGAGCCACCATCATCGGCATTAACAACCGGAACCTGCACACGTTTTCTACGGATCTTAGCACTACCTTCCGCCTGCGGGAGAAAATCACCGACCCCGGAGTGGTGGTGGTCAGCGAAAGTGGCATTAATTCCAGAGAAGATATGCTGGCCCTGGCCCGCTACCGGGTAGATGCGGCCCTGGTGGGAGAGGCCCTGGTGAGAGCCGGTGATGTAGAGCAAAAGGTGAAAGAACTGCTGGGGGCACATATTCAGTAG
- the trpB gene encoding tryptophan synthase subunit beta — protein sequence MPLPDERGYFGSFGGRYVPETLMPALEELTAAYQEARRDPSFWQELEYYLQQYVGRPSPLYFARRLSEYCRGARIYLKREDLNHTGAHKINNTIGQILLARRMGKKRIIAETGAGQHGVATATAAALFGMECAVYMGEEDMARQALNVFRMRILGATVVGVTAGSRTLKDAMNEAMRDWVTNVDTTYYLIGSVAGPHPYPVMVRDFQRVIGVETRRQVQEQTGRLPDVIVACVGGGSNAMGIFHPFLEDREVKLVGVEAAGCGLETGKHAATLNRGRPGILHGSKSYVLQDEDGQINLAHSISAGLDYPGVGPEHSYLKETGRVVYTAVTDGEALEAFQLLCRTEGIIPALESAHALAQAVRMAGEMPQDAIIVVNLSGRGDKDVQTVARALGGEG from the coding sequence ATGCCTTTACCGGATGAACGGGGCTACTTTGGATCCTTTGGAGGCCGTTACGTGCCGGAAACCCTTATGCCGGCCCTGGAAGAACTGACCGCGGCCTACCAGGAAGCCCGCCGGGACCCGTCCTTCTGGCAGGAGCTGGAATATTATCTGCAGCAATACGTGGGACGGCCCTCACCATTGTATTTTGCCCGCCGTCTGAGTGAATACTGCCGGGGGGCCAGGATTTATCTCAAGAGGGAAGACCTCAACCACACCGGTGCCCACAAGATAAATAATACCATTGGCCAGATTCTCCTGGCCCGGCGCATGGGTAAGAAACGGATTATTGCCGAAACGGGTGCCGGTCAGCACGGGGTGGCCACAGCTACCGCCGCTGCGCTGTTCGGCATGGAATGTGCCGTATACATGGGCGAAGAGGATATGGCCCGCCAGGCCCTGAACGTCTTCCGCATGCGCATCCTGGGTGCTACGGTGGTTGGTGTGACGGCGGGCAGCCGTACCCTGAAAGATGCCATGAACGAAGCCATGCGGGATTGGGTGACCAATGTCGATACCACTTATTACCTGATCGGATCGGTGGCCGGCCCTCATCCCTATCCCGTGATGGTGCGGGATTTTCAGCGCGTGATTGGGGTGGAGACCCGCCGGCAGGTGCAGGAGCAAACCGGGAGGCTGCCCGATGTAATCGTGGCCTGCGTGGGCGGGGGGAGCAATGCCATGGGCATATTCCACCCCTTCCTTGAAGATAGGGAAGTAAAACTGGTCGGGGTGGAAGCAGCGGGCTGCGGGCTGGAAACCGGCAAACACGCTGCCACCCTTAACCGGGGCCGCCCGGGTATTTTGCACGGCTCGAAAAGCTACGTCCTGCAGGATGAAGATGGCCAGATCAACCTGGCCCACTCCATTTCCGCCGGACTGGATTACCCCGGTGTGGGTCCCGAGCACAGCTATTTGAAAGAAACGGGCCGGGTCGTCTATACTGCCGTAACCGATGGGGAGGCCCTGGAAGCCTTTCAACTGCTCTGCCGCACCGAGGGAATCATTCCGGCCCTGGAAAGTGCCCATGCCCTGGCCCAGGCAGTGAGGATGGCCGGGGAAATGCCTCAAGATGCCATCATCGTGGTAAACCTCTCCGGCCGGGGGGACAAGGATGTGCAAACCGTGGCCCGCGCCCTGGGAGGGGAGGGCTAA
- a CDS encoding phosphoribosylanthranilate isomerase: protein MVRVKICGITDISSALAAAEAGADALGFVFAPSPRRITPSQACRICRELPPFITRVGVFVDAPLEEVRAVAEYCGLDAIQLHGSESPDYCRALGRRVIKAFRVGDEIDPVELSRYPADAILLDTFVAGQKGGTGQPFDWQLAAGLKLSRPLILAGGLTPENVGRAVAIVQPYGVDVSSGVEKDGQPGKKDPDKIRRFIAAAKGL from the coding sequence ATGGTAAGGGTAAAAATCTGTGGCATCACTGATATTTCCAGTGCCCTGGCAGCCGCTGAAGCGGGAGCAGATGCCCTCGGTTTTGTCTTTGCCCCCAGCCCCCGGCGCATCACCCCGTCCCAGGCCTGCCGGATCTGCAGGGAATTGCCGCCCTTCATCACCCGGGTGGGAGTATTTGTAGATGCCCCGCTGGAAGAAGTGCGGGCCGTGGCGGAATACTGCGGACTGGACGCGATCCAGCTGCACGGCAGTGAATCCCCGGACTACTGTCGCGCCCTGGGCCGCAGGGTGATCAAGGCCTTCCGGGTTGGTGATGAAATCGACCCGGTAGAGTTATCCCGCTATCCGGCAGATGCCATATTGCTTGATACCTTTGTGGCCGGTCAAAAGGGAGGCACCGGGCAGCCCTTTGACTGGCAGCTGGCCGCCGGTTTAAAGCTTTCCCGTCCCCTCATCCTGGCCGGCGGCCTGACACCGGAAAATGTCGGCCGGGCGGTGGCCATAGTGCAGCCCTACGGGGTGGACGTCAGCAGCGGGGTGGAAAAGGACGGGCAGCCGGGAAAAAAGGACCCGGACAAAATCCGCCGCTTCATTGCCGCAGCCAAAGGCCTTTAG
- the cmk gene encoding (d)CMP kinase, protein MVPRMSVAIDGPAGAGKSTVARELARRLGFLYIDTGAMYRAITLKALRRGLNLTDEESLKALANESRIELTTDPDRLTRVFLDGEDVTQAIREPEVSRHVSLVAGLPGVREVMVRRQRELARCENVVMDGRDVGTVVLPDAQVKIFLTASPEVRARRRQLDLQAQGHHVPLDSLIQEITERDRQDSCRSVAPLMPAPDAWVIDSSHLNAEQVIEMIAARVLGRLS, encoded by the coding sequence ATGGTTCCCAGGATGTCTGTTGCCATCGATGGTCCGGCCGGGGCGGGTAAAAGTACGGTGGCCCGGGAACTGGCCCGGCGGTTGGGCTTTTTATATATCGATACCGGAGCCATGTACCGGGCAATAACCTTAAAGGCCCTGCGCCGGGGATTAAACCTTACCGATGAAGAGTCTTTAAAGGCACTGGCCAATGAGAGCCGGATAGAATTAACCACTGATCCCGACCGTCTGACCCGGGTATTTCTTGACGGCGAAGACGTAACTCAGGCCATCCGGGAACCGGAAGTCTCACGCCACGTTTCACTGGTGGCCGGGTTGCCCGGCGTGCGGGAAGTCATGGTGCGCCGGCAGCGGGAGCTGGCGAGATGTGAAAATGTGGTTATGGATGGGCGGGATGTGGGTACAGTGGTTCTCCCAGACGCACAGGTGAAAATTTTCCTTACCGCATCGCCCGAAGTCCGGGCCAGGCGCCGCCAGCTGGATTTGCAGGCCCAGGGGCACCACGTTCCTCTGGATTCCTTAATCCAGGAAATCACGGAACGGGACAGGCAGGACAGCTGCCGTTCCGTGGCTCCATTAATGCCGGCCCCTGATGCCTGGGTTATTGATAGTTCACACCTGAATGCCGAACAAGTGATTGAAATGATTGCCGCCCGGGTCCTGGGGAGGTTGTCCTGA
- the aroF gene encoding 3-deoxy-7-phosphoheptulonate synthase: MKEVRTLPSYELVGRERQPQNTVIDLKTCRLGDGQVVIIAGPCAVESEEQMLGLARTLKEMGVHILRGGAFKPRTSPYSFQGLGEEGLRILARARELTGLPVVTEVTDVRYLDMVLKYTDILQIGSRNMQNFDLLREVGRVQHPVLLKRGFAATIEEWLLAAEYILAGGNHKVILCERGIRTFETYTRNTLDINAIPAVKELSHLPVIADPSHGTGRRSLVAPVAKAAVAAGADGLMLEVHPCPQEALSDGPQSLFPEQLGRLMAELRPLAESLGRRLS; encoded by the coding sequence ATTAAGGAGGTACGCACCTTGCCTTCCTATGAACTGGTTGGCCGGGAACGCCAGCCGCAAAACACAGTGATTGATCTAAAAACCTGCCGCCTCGGGGACGGCCAGGTGGTAATTATTGCCGGTCCCTGCGCCGTAGAGAGTGAGGAGCAGATGCTGGGGCTGGCCCGGACCCTCAAGGAGATGGGGGTACATATCTTAAGGGGCGGAGCCTTTAAACCCCGCACCTCTCCCTATTCCTTCCAGGGACTGGGAGAAGAAGGTTTGCGTATTCTGGCCCGGGCCCGGGAACTGACCGGTTTGCCCGTGGTCACCGAGGTCACCGACGTGCGCTACCTGGACATGGTTTTGAAATACACCGATATTCTCCAAATTGGCAGCCGCAACATGCAGAACTTTGACCTGTTGCGGGAAGTCGGACGGGTTCAGCATCCCGTGCTGCTCAAAAGAGGGTTCGCCGCCACCATCGAGGAGTGGCTGCTGGCCGCGGAATATATTCTGGCCGGGGGCAACCACAAGGTTATCCTGTGCGAGCGGGGCATACGCACCTTTGAAACCTATACCCGTAACACCCTGGATATAAACGCCATCCCTGCCGTTAAGGAGCTTTCCCACCTGCCTGTAATTGCCGATCCCAGCCACGGCACGGGACGCCGCTCCCTGGTGGCCCCGGTGGCCAAAGCGGCGGTAGCGGCGGGAGCCGACGGATTGATGCTGGAAGTTCACCCCTGCCCTCAAGAGGCCCTTTCCGACGGCCCCCAGTCCCTGTTCCCCGAACAACTGGGGCGGCTGATGGCAGAACTGCGCCCCCTGGCTGAAAGCCTCGGACGCAGGCTGTCCTAA
- the trpA gene encoding tryptophan synthase subunit alpha has product MKGNRITQRFSALAQEGKKGLITYITAGDPDLDTTARLVETMIEAGADLVEVGIPFSDPVADGPVIQQASARALANGVRVKDIIRMCAGIRQKSTGVPLILMTYYNPVFQYGLENFARDAARAGVDGLIVPDLPFEESEELLGHTDRYGLALIPLVAPTTTEKRLAAMAPAVRGFVYCVSVTGVTGAREEIHTDLAKFMQKVRRHIQLPCAIGFGIAGPAQAAAVAPYCDAMVVGSAIVDLVARAGTGDPAPAVASLVREIKCAIEKCA; this is encoded by the coding sequence ATGAAAGGAAACCGCATCACCCAACGTTTTTCTGCCCTGGCCCAAGAAGGGAAAAAGGGTCTGATCACTTACATTACCGCCGGGGATCCGGATCTGGATACAACCGCCCGACTGGTTGAGACCATGATTGAGGCCGGGGCCGACCTGGTGGAAGTGGGCATCCCCTTTTCGGATCCCGTAGCCGACGGCCCGGTTATCCAGCAGGCCTCTGCCCGGGCTCTGGCCAACGGCGTACGGGTTAAGGACATCATCCGCATGTGCGCCGGCATCCGGCAAAAAAGCACCGGTGTTCCTTTAATCCTGATGACCTACTACAATCCCGTTTTTCAGTACGGGTTGGAAAATTTTGCTCGGGACGCCGCCCGGGCCGGGGTGGACGGCCTGATCGTGCCCGACCTGCCCTTTGAAGAGAGCGAAGAATTGCTGGGGCATACTGATCGTTATGGACTCGCCCTCATACCCCTGGTGGCTCCTACCACCACCGAAAAAAGGCTGGCCGCCATGGCTCCCGCGGTCCGGGGCTTTGTCTACTGCGTTTCGGTCACCGGAGTAACCGGTGCCCGGGAGGAGATTCACACCGACCTGGCGAAATTCATGCAGAAGGTGCGCCGGCACATACAGCTTCCCTGCGCCATTGGCTTCGGCATTGCCGGTCCGGCGCAGGCTGCCGCGGTGGCACCGTACTGTGATGCCATGGTGGTGGGTAGCGCCATCGTCGACCTGGTGGCCCGGGCGGGTACGGGAGATCCCGCTCCGGCGGTGGCCTCCCTGGTAAGGGAAATAAAGTGCGCTATCGAAAAGTGTGCCTGA